GGGTTGTGCAGAAGCCGTTCGGCATCAACCATTTCGTCATTTTCTGGGCGTTCGTCATTCTTCTCATCGCCAACCTGGAATTCCTGGTCCATGGCGCTTTCCCGCAATTGGGCCTGTCCGCTTTACCGGCACAGATCCACCATTTCCTGCTTTTCGCCTTCGATGGGGTATCCCTTCTTACCCTGATTGCCATTGCCTTATCCTTTGCCCGACGGATCTTCTTCCCGCCTCCATACCTCAGTACCCAGTACGTAAAGGCGAGAAGCCCCGAGGCCTTTCTCATCCTTGCTTTCATCGGCCTGCTCATGCTGGCCTACTTCGGCTTCCACGGCGCTGAAATCGCCCTGGGAGAAACGGAAGCCGCAGCTTATATGCCCGTTTCAGCCTTTGTTGCACAGCTTATCGCACCTTACCCCTCACTCCTCGCTCCTTTCGCCGCCATAAGCTGGTGGATCCATGCCCTGGTGCTGCTCGCTTTCATGTGCTTCCTTCCCCACAGCAAGCACATGCACATTCTTACCGCCATTCCCAACTGCTTCTTCCAGACCCTGGGCAAGGCCAACACCCAGCCCCGGGAGGAATTCATCAAGGGTAACTCCTTCGGTGTCGCCAGGGTGGATCAGTTCACCTGGAAGGATCTCTTCGATGGCTACTCCTGCACCGAATGCGGCAGATGCCAGGATGCCTGCCCGGCCACCAACACCGGCAAGCCCCTCAATCCTCGCCAAGTGATCCATGCCATCAAAACCAACCTCCTGCAGAACGGCCCGCTTATGCAGGAAGGGGGCAAACCGGTGGTGCCGCTGATCGGTGAAGAAGGGGAGGGGACCAATACCGAGGAGACCATCTGGTCGTGCACCACCTGCGGCGCCTGTCTGCAGGCCTGCCCGGTGATGATCGAGCAAATGCCGAAAATCATCAAGATGCGCCGCCACCTGGTGCAGATGGAGAGCAAATTCCCGGAAGAACTCCTGAACCTGTTCGAGAACATGGAACAGCGATCCAACCCATGGGGTATTGCACCGTCGGAGCGGACCAAGTGGGTTTCGACCATGAACGTGCAGCCTTTTGAAAAGGGAAAGACGGAATATCTTTTCTATGTGGGCTGTGCCGGTTCATTTGATTCCCGGGCCAAGCATATCACCGTGGCCATGGCCACCATACTTGATGCCGCCGGTGTCTCCTGGGGCATCCTGGGCAAGGAAGAGAACTGCTGCGGCGACAGTCTGCGCAGGCTCGGCAATGAGTTCGTCTTCGACAAGATGGCGAAGGAAAATGTCAGGCAGTTCCAGGAGAAAGGCATCACCAAGGTTATTACCCTTTGCCCCCATTGTTTTACTACCTTCAAGAACGATTATCGCCAATATGGGCTGGAACTGGAAGTGATCCACCATACGGAGTTCATCAACCAGTTGTTGCAACAGAACAGACTTAAGCTCACCCATCAGGTGAAAGAGCTCGGCAATATCGTTTTCCATGATTCCTGCTACATGGGGCGGCATAATGATGTCTTTGACGCCCCCCGTCAGGTGATAGAGGCCGCAACAGGCAACATGCCCCGAGAAATGGAGCGCAGCAGGGAAAATTCCTTCTGTTGCGGCGCCGGTGGCGGCCGCATGTGGATGGAGGAGTTCAGCGGCGAGCGGATCAACCTGAACCGGGTCAGTGAGGCTCTGACCACCAACCCCGACACCATCTGTGTCAGCTGCCCCTATTGCATGACCATGTTCGAGGACGGCCTCAAGGACAAGCAGGCGGGGGAGACGAGGGTGAGGGATATAGCAGAACTGGTAGCCGAAGGCCTCAGGTAGGACGAGACGCGGCAAAAGTCATCTGCTGCGTTACGCGCACCCTTCTATCTTCCCCCCTTTATTGGGGGCGATTGAAGGGTGGAATGCTACGCCTTACTTGGCAGGTTCGCAAGCCTTGCACATGGGCTTTTCCCTGATTCGTGCGACATGGATAGGGCCAATCGGCATTCACTGTAAAAACCATCTGAGTAACGATCTTCCGCTCCTTACTTATCCACTCCCTTGATGGGAGGGTCGGGGGAGGGTGAAAATGAGTCTAAAGGCTACCCATGCTGCTCGTAGTACAAAACGATCCGCGAGTGCCCCTTGGAACCTATGCCGACTATCTCGCGGAGGCCGGGGTACCATTCCGCACTATTCATCCCTATGCCGGCGAAACGCTCCCTAACCCTGCCGGTATCGGTGCCGTGATCGTTCTTGGCGGCGCGATGGGGGTCCATGATGTGGATCAGCATCCCTTTATTGCCGAGGTAGAGTTTTTCATTGCCCATGTGGTTGCTAAAGAAATCCCATTTCTCGGCATCTGCCTTGGCGGCCAGTTTCTTGCCCATGTCCTCGGGGCGACGATAACATCCAACTCTCCATGGAGAGAGAAAGGGATGCTGTCGGTGACGCTGACCGAATCGGGTTCGGCTGATCCCCTATTCAGAAAAATCGGCCGCCAGTTTATGACCTTCCAGTGGCATAACGACAGCTTTGCCATCCCCGATGGAGCAGAACTCCTTGCCTCGTCCCCTGCCTGTCCCAGCCAGGCCTTCCGCTTCGGCTCAAATGCCTACGGCATCCAATTCCACCCCGAGGTCAACCGGCAGATCATCGAAAACTGGAGCGGCTGGACCTCTGAAACCAGGGGCCGGAGGCAGGAATTTCTCTCCATCTTCGCTGCCGCTGCTGCTGCCTATAATGCAGCCTCCCACCGCCTGCTTCTAAATTTCCTGCAGCTGTCCGGGTTGGACAGCAAAACCCAAACACAATAATTCTCTTATCGGGAAAACTGTGCTATAAAGCGGCTGGCAGCAATCATCTTCAGTGTACTTCAATATCAGGAGGAATTATGAAACTTGTTCGTGCAGTACTTTTGGCGTCGGTTGTATCCGCATTTAGCGTATCGTCGCTCTTTGCGGCTGATGAAGCACCGCTCCCCAAGCCTGACGTGCTTACGGAAGAGGCGGTAATGACTTCCAGGCGCCTTTCCACTTACGATACCATCATTTTGCGTGATCTGAAGGTGGAGGGGGCGGAATACTCCAACATCGATGAAGAGGAAAAGCCGAAAGTCGAAGCAATGAAGCCGTTTCTGGTGCGTACGGTTGCAGAGTCACTGGAGATGGAGTTGAAGAGACGGAACATGTTCAAAAAGATCCAGAAAAATGGCGAGGCAAAGCAGAAGGCGGTAATACTGGAGGGAGATTTCACCGAATTTAATGCCGGTAACCGTGCCGTACGTTTCTGGGTGGGCTTCGGCGCAGGCAAGACCTATCTTAGGATGAAGGGGCGTTTGATCGATGCCGAGACCGGCAAGGAGCTGGCAACGTTCGAAGACCGTGAAACCGGCTACCGTGGTTCCATGACCATGGAGAGTTTCGACGATCTGTTCCCCCATCAAGCCAAATCTCTTGGGGAAAACATCGCTAACTTCATCGAAAAACTTTACTGATCAACCGATGAAGAAAAAAAGCCGGGACTGTCACTGCAGTCCCGGCTTTTTTGTTTATAGAGGATAAAGGCCGCTGTGGGAAAATCTCTTCAATTCTTATCCCTCGCCGGCATCTCTGCGGTTGGAGTCCGGCAGGTGGTAGGTCCTTTTGAAGTCTGCCCGGGCGAAGGAATAGGGGAAGTGGGCCGGGTCGGTATAGGTCCCGGCCAGGATGGCAGCAGTGTCCTCGGCAAAGACCAGCTCCTCGGCGGTGGGGATGACAAATATCTTTACCGGCGAGTGATTGGCGGAAATCTTCATTTCGGACTCAAGGGAAACCGCCTTGCGGTTGGCCTCCTTATCCAGAACAATGCCGAAAATTTCCAGTCCCTGCAGCGTCTGCTCCCTTATCTGCCAGGCCATGACTCCCACTCCTGCGGTAAATACCAGCGCATCAAGCGGCCCGATGGCAGCCAGATAGGCGCCGATATATTTTTTCAGCCGGTACGCCTCTATCTCGAAGGCGAGCCTGCACCGGTCATCCCCTGCCTCCATTTCACGGATGATGTCCCGCCGGTCCTTGTATCTGCCGGTAATGCCCAGCATGCCGCTCTTCATGTTGAGGATGGTGTCCATCTCTCGCGGCGAAACATCCTTCTCCTGCATGATGAATGGGGGAATGCCAGGGTCGATGTCGCCGCAACGGGTACCCATGGCAGCCCCCTCGATGGGAGTGAGTCCCATGCTTGTGTCGATGGAGGCGCCATTCTTGATGGCACAGAGCGACGCGCCTTTTCCGATGTGCAGGGTGATCAGATTGCACTGGGTGGCGGGTTTACCGAGAAGGGCTGCAGCCCGCCTGGAAACAAAAAGGTGGGATGCGCCATGGAAGCCGTAGCGGCGGACGCCGTATTCTTCGTACCATTCGTGGGGGAGGGGATAAATGAAGGCATGTTCGGGCATGGTTTGGTGAAAAGCGGTATCGAAGATGGCTACGTGGGGAATGCCGGGCAACAGGGCCTGTGCAGCCTCGATGCCGGCTATGTTGTTGCTGTTGTGCTGGGGAGCCAGTTGAACCATCTCCCGCACCGCTGCCATCACTTCATCATCGATGAGCAGCGAGTGGGTGAACTTTTCTCCGCCATGGGCAACGCGGTGGCCGACGGCGCCGATCTCCGAAATGTCGCTTATAACTCCCAGTTCGGAACTGGTCAGGGTTCTCAGAATAAGTTCGATGGCAGTGCGGTGGTCCGGGCAGTCCTGCTCGATGCGGACGGTCGGAGAGCCGGGTATTTCATGGTCGAAGAAGGAATCACCGATAATGACCCGTTCAACAGTGCCTCCGGCCAGGACCTTGTTGTTGTCCCAGTCGAAGAGCTGATAACGTACCGAGTAGCTCCAGCAATTGATGGTTAAAATGATCACGGACACTCCCGAAGCGGACAGGAGCCCAGCAAATAAAAAAGCCGGCCTTCAAAAGCCAGCTCCGTTGCCGATTAAGTTTCTGGAGCAATACTGTCCAAGCTTCTATAGATTTCGCTGCTCATCTTCTGCTTTTATACACATATTTTTCTACTCCATGCAACCGGTCGAAATCAACCCAAAACTGCGATAAAATGTAGGATAATTAGGCCAAGCAAATGTGGTGGTGTGGTCGGGAAATGAAAAGAGGGCTTCTTTTCCTTTGTTTTTTCGTGCTATAACAATCGACCCAGATCACAGAATATACGGGAGTTGTACATGAAACCAGCCTGGTTATCCATTCTCTGCCTGCTTATCTTTGCCACTTCAGTATGTGCCGTTTCGGAAGTGATTCCCATGAAGAACAAGGTACGCTTCAACCATTTCAATCATATGAATTATACGGAGACCTGTTTCCAATGCCATGTGGAAGAACCGGCGAGAATCAAGGGGTTCGGCAAGGACTGGGGCCATGAGAAATGCAAGGGCTGCCACACCAAAATGACCAGGGGGCCACAGCGGTGCTCCGGGTGCCACAAGTGGAATGAAGCTGCGCCGAATGATTAGCCTTTAGGCATTTTGACAAACGGATATCAAGCCTACCCCCATCTGCTTTCATTGCTTGACACAGCGCATCCACGGGTATATCGTTTTACGAAATACAGATCGATAAAGGATGCTAAATGGAAGCGGTCAAAATCTCTCCTAAATTTCAGGTAGTGATCCCCCGCGAAGTCCGGGAAAAGCTGCGCCTGGTTGCCGGCCAACGGATGCAGGTAATCGCCTATGGTAACAGGATCGAGCTGATTCCGGAGAGGGATATTGCCGATATGCGCGGTTTTTTGAAGGGGCTTGATACTAACGTTGAGCGGGAATCGGACCGCTTATGAATGTGGTGGACTCGTGTGGCTGGCTCGAATATCTCGCCGATGGCCCCAATGCTGAGTCCTTCGCCGGTCCTCTTGCCGATCGGGACTCCATTATTATCCCAACCATAACTATTTATGAGGTATTCAAAGTTGTGGCCCGACAGCGTGGTGAAGATGCTGCATTACAGGCTACTGCCCTCATGCAGCAAGGAAAGGTAGTGGAACTGTCGCCATCACTGGCAATGATCGCTGCACACATCAGCCTTGAGCTGGCAC
This region of Geotalea daltonii FRC-32 genomic DNA includes:
- a CDS encoding heterodisulfide reductase-related iron-sulfur binding cluster; the protein is MSPNPTLFTILLVAALVFFAWSCYRRFSLITLGREENRYDNPGLRIWDMLLYAFGQKRVVQKPFGINHFVIFWAFVILLIANLEFLVHGAFPQLGLSALPAQIHHFLLFAFDGVSLLTLIAIALSFARRIFFPPPYLSTQYVKARSPEAFLILAFIGLLMLAYFGFHGAEIALGETEAAAYMPVSAFVAQLIAPYPSLLAPFAAISWWIHALVLLAFMCFLPHSKHMHILTAIPNCFFQTLGKANTQPREEFIKGNSFGVARVDQFTWKDLFDGYSCTECGRCQDACPATNTGKPLNPRQVIHAIKTNLLQNGPLMQEGGKPVVPLIGEEGEGTNTEETIWSCTTCGACLQACPVMIEQMPKIIKMRRHLVQMESKFPEELLNLFENMEQRSNPWGIAPSERTKWVSTMNVQPFEKGKTEYLFYVGCAGSFDSRAKHITVAMATILDAAGVSWGILGKEENCCGDSLRRLGNEFVFDKMAKENVRQFQEKGITKVITLCPHCFTTFKNDYRQYGLELEVIHHTEFINQLLQQNRLKLTHQVKELGNIVFHDSCYMGRHNDVFDAPRQVIEAATGNMPREMERSRENSFCCGAGGGRMWMEEFSGERINLNRVSEALTTNPDTICVSCPYCMTMFEDGLKDKQAGETRVRDIAELVAEGLR
- a CDS encoding AbrB/MazE/SpoVT family DNA-binding domain-containing protein; this encodes MEAVKISPKFQVVIPREVREKLRLVAGQRMQVIAYGNRIELIPERDIADMRGFLKGLDTNVERESDRL
- a CDS encoding DUF4410 domain-containing protein gives rise to the protein MKLVRAVLLASVVSAFSVSSLFAADEAPLPKPDVLTEEAVMTSRRLSTYDTIILRDLKVEGAEYSNIDEEEKPKVEAMKPFLVRTVAESLEMELKRRNMFKKIQKNGEAKQKAVILEGDFTEFNAGNRAVRFWVGFGAGKTYLRMKGRLIDAETGKELATFEDRETGYRGSMTMESFDDLFPHQAKSLGENIANFIEKLY
- a CDS encoding cytochrome c3 family protein, giving the protein MKPAWLSILCLLIFATSVCAVSEVIPMKNKVRFNHFNHMNYTETCFQCHVEEPARIKGFGKDWGHEKCKGCHTKMTRGPQRCSGCHKWNEAAPND
- a CDS encoding type 1 glutamine amidotransferase, which produces MLLVVQNDPRVPLGTYADYLAEAGVPFRTIHPYAGETLPNPAGIGAVIVLGGAMGVHDVDQHPFIAEVEFFIAHVVAKEIPFLGICLGGQFLAHVLGATITSNSPWREKGMLSVTLTESGSADPLFRKIGRQFMTFQWHNDSFAIPDGAELLASSPACPSQAFRFGSNAYGIQFHPEVNRQIIENWSGWTSETRGRRQEFLSIFAAAAAAYNAASHRLLLNFLQLSGLDSKTQTQ
- a CDS encoding type II toxin-antitoxin system VapC family toxin, yielding MNVVDSCGWLEYLADGPNAESFAGPLADRDSIIIPTITIYEVFKVVARQRGEDAALQATALMQQGKVVELSPSLAMIAAHISLELALPMADSIILATSRFHGAVLWTQDEHFRTLSEVRYFPKR
- a CDS encoding acetate kinase, whose protein sequence is MIILTINCWSYSVRYQLFDWDNNKVLAGGTVERVIIGDSFFDHEIPGSPTVRIEQDCPDHRTAIELILRTLTSSELGVISDISEIGAVGHRVAHGGEKFTHSLLIDDEVMAAVREMVQLAPQHNSNNIAGIEAAQALLPGIPHVAIFDTAFHQTMPEHAFIYPLPHEWYEEYGVRRYGFHGASHLFVSRRAAALLGKPATQCNLITLHIGKGASLCAIKNGASIDTSMGLTPIEGAAMGTRCGDIDPGIPPFIMQEKDVSPREMDTILNMKSGMLGITGRYKDRRDIIREMEAGDDRCRLAFEIEAYRLKKYIGAYLAAIGPLDALVFTAGVGVMAWQIREQTLQGLEIFGIVLDKEANRKAVSLESEMKISANHSPVKIFVIPTAEELVFAEDTAAILAGTYTDPAHFPYSFARADFKRTYHLPDSNRRDAGEG